tgtttttatcccCTTCTTCCCTTTCTTATTTCATTTCTCTTTCTCCTATAAGAACCAAACAGCCCCGATTAAGAAATGGGTAAAATTGAAAAGTGAGTTAGCTGAAACAACCCTCAtggtactccctctgtattttaaaaagagatacacctTCCTTAAACGGtcgtattttaaaaatacactttccttttttgacatgttttggtccccacttcaaattatattaatatttctctctttcttgtggtccctacacttactcacatcatcattttactataataaataattcacccactaccccactttcatcttattttaataaattcaactcactcttCTAAAATTATAtgccggtcaaagtgtatctctttttaaaatacggaaggaGTATCAAGCAATTGTTCTAAAATAATATAACAGTTTCTAATAAATTTTCAaccactctgtcctatccaacgccatattttcctcaatcccaagtaGGCTCATATcatgctcaatcaccttcctccaggttttcttaggtcttcccctaccccttgcaattctatcactttgccaaCCAAggcatcacttgatcttctgcttacatgcccaaaccatcttaaacgattttccatcatcttaaaatCAATCAGTGCaaccctactttcttcctaataatctcattactCAAACGATCATTTCTTatatgcccacacatccaatgtaacatgcgcatctccgccacattaaaatattaaaatattacacACAAAGTCCCCACTCCCCTCCATTGTTTGTTATTTCTCACTTTCTCATGGGTCTCACTTATAAACAATTGTCCATGAGTTtacttcctttttctttgattAAATTATTCACACCACTTTCTTttcttatacttcctccattttttaattactcgcaacgtttatattttttacactattcatatatTCTATTTTGcctattgttggtgatttatatgtaagataaaacatagtcatatgggattttgttagattcgtctcaatgtgtattttcaaaatataaactttttatcattttttcttaaagatattaatgatcaaagttgtacattggcatgcgtgaaaatgACTAATGTTGCGAGTAAAAACAAACAGatgaagtattttttttattgcccACTATTCTAGTTGCATCATTATTATTATAAGAAAATCAACTCACCTTTTTTAATCTTTGTGCCAGTGAACATGTAACTTCTCAaaaaatacgaagggagtaatttttaaaagaaaaagttaagtaaaaagaaaagaaaagaaaaacaagggtAGTGGGGCCCACGTGACTACCAACACTTTCCAGATTGTAGAAGTAGAGGATGAAgataaaagttaaaaatattaaaaaaaagaaagaaagaaaagagttGAAGAGGGAACAGTGAAGAGAGAGACAGTGAATAGAGAGAAACACaaacagaaaaaaaatcaaagagagaaaaggagttaagggttttctctctcctccgcctTACTCGTCTATTTGGCCACTACCCGGCCATTTACACAACAGTGGAGTTGTCTGGCTATGGCGACTAAAAGCCCTAAAGAATCATTCCTTTTTGTTAAAGATTGATGGGTCAACTTCTTAGCCGTGTCCGAGAGCAAGTTGTCGGATCTGAATGACAGCAAAAATGCAGAGTCCGGAAACAGAGCTCCTCAATGTCAATCGTCAAGACAAAATTTCTGTACGGGAAACCCAATGGATCTTGGGATGTCCAGTaattctagttccgataataaAATAGAAATCAGGTCAAATTTTCAGATCTTGAACAGGACATATAGATATCATGTTTGATTGGCTTTAATACTAGTTGTAAGCTAATTTCCCCAAACTATTAAACGTGGTAAATCAAaagtatatacgaagtatatcatAAAATTTGCACTATACAATTCATACATTTTGATGCATTGTTACAGTGATCAAACAGATTGTGACAGCAACAGAAAAGCCTCTCAAAAGATTGCTACACCTAATACTTGGTAATAATTATAAATGGAAGTACGACCAACAGAATAGTCTATCAGTGATCTATGTAAAGAGGACATATTCACAATACAAGGAGCGGGTCCCACATGGAGGGGGGGGGGGCGGGGGAGGGGAGAGGGATTCACACTAATGCACAAAATGAAACTAGAGAAACAACTAGTACAAACATCTTTCGATATAACATATGGGCTAGTGTAACTCAAAAAATTAAGGCATGGTCATAAATCATAATCTCAAAGTTAAAAGAAAGGGACAAGACATTAGAGAAACCAACACAGAATGACGCTATAAAGATGATAAATCGCAGCACACTTACCTAACCAAATCAGGACCTTCAGGTGGTGAAAATCCATCTGGTGCAGAACCATTTTGGTGAGTGAACATTCCAACATTTAGATCCAAGGGAATCGATCTGTTAGGCCCCGCATATTGTGACTTCATATTGGGGCTGAAATGATTTAATTCTGGTGTGTTTACCATTGTGACATTGGTGTCTTTACCAGTTACCATATTGGGGGAGCTAACGATTACATTCCATGCATCAAACAGATCACCTTTAACAGCTTCTTTGTCATCAGGTGCATTCGCTGAGCTACTAAGATTTGCTTGCATATTACTTGAACTCGTAAAATCAGACCATGCACCAAATGGATCATCACTTTCAGGAGCAGATTCTCCATTATGTATTGCAACTCCATCAAACCGGAGTTGATTGTCTGGTTGACTAATAAATTGTTTGCCACTGTTACTAAATCCTGAAAACAAATAACCATCTCCACTGCTCAATATATTTTCAGGAGATCCTGCTACTGCAGCTTGCAGTTGCGGTTCTAAAATGGATGTTGAGCCCCCAATATCACCCGATGAACTGAATGTGCTATTGCCCTCAACCTTTATTAGGCTGTTAGGATCTTTCTGGAAGCTGATTTGATCTGAATTAGCGTTGTTATCATCCGGTCCCAAAAACCCATTTCCTGTATGAGTTCCCGAGCTCCGGAAATCACTCCATGAACTAAATGGGTTATCATTCTCGGGTGCTGCTTGATTTTCAGAGTTTCTTGTGTCGCTACTTTGAGTTTGATTTGCATCACTTGCTATTATACTTGAAAAGTCATTCCATACCACAGCTGAAATATCATTACTAATCGGCTTACTGTCAAAAACACCACGTCCTGCAAAATCACTCCATGCATCATGCGAGTTATCGTTCCACAAAGCCAATGAATCACTTTGATTACCATTTCCCTTCCGATCTACCACTTCTAGGTTGCTGGCTTGCTGATCCTTTTTCCCAACACTAGGTCCAGCAAAATCATTCCATTCATCACATCTGCTTACATCTTCAGTTGATATTTTGTTATCAGCTTCTTCTTTAGTAATTGCTTGGTGTTGATTGTCAGAACCCTTAAAATCATTCCACAAGTCAAATGAATTATGAAGGTTATTGGTAGTCCTACTTGCAGGTGACTTGCTTTCTCTGCCTTGCAACTGATCAAGTCCACCTACAATACCTAAGTGTACATCATTATTCCATGACCCGATTGAATCACCTAGATCAGATATCTTATTCTGGGTCCTTTCAACATTGATACCTTCGTGTTCAAAGTAAGTAACATCCAACGGAGCAAGATCATTTTCTCCATCCATTGCTGGATCACCTATACCAGCATGCTCCTCTGTCTTATCGCTGTTGATCTGCGATTGAATATCTCCTCTAGTACTTGATGTTGTAAAACTGTTCCAGGCATTATCAGGCCCTTTAAAAGAATCGGTCGGGAATTGGATGCTTTTTGAAACCACAAAACCAGTGAAATTATCAAATTGGTCAGAAGTAAAGAGTCTACTGCTACTATCAGTACCAGTCACAGCTGCACTGCTTGGTTCGCTTTGAGTA
This genomic stretch from Spinacia oleracea cultivar Varoflay chromosome 3, BTI_SOV_V1, whole genome shotgun sequence harbors:
- the LOC110804623 gene encoding uncharacterized protein, which codes for MENSYSVSPNLFDQVQILLKKEAGFDSINLNDHSLDSPPSSFFEEAVAGSKPSSDALRCKNCSGELLRGSDSIICVYCGHARQQDFFRQPISFKNSFAFQWFLKSLDLDGFESVGIPVRDNQFGDRGRSSIKEDEITLSDFLNLQLKWSDDSREFGVESEERLPGKSYLSLIGVDIEDISGQESIDNGFIVRNEHVVVSRKFGNEESGISGKRSLSLFENTQFTEAASKSGEGENTESFSDWGAEFQSAVLESGSEKSANSLLSDALSGSMTISSDNLWSNLESVQPFNIRVSDGNILVEGGGKATEPVDPSFDWSPANEQPTMLDNSPNIEKRDGDDSFCDWGDFRMSINDSITQSEPSSAAVTGTDSSSRLFTSDQFDNFTGFVVSKSIQFPTDSFKGPDNAWNSFTTSSTRGDIQSQINSDKTEEHAGIGDPAMDGENDLAPLDVTYFEHEGINVERTQNKISDLGDSIGSWNNDVHLGIVGGLDQLQGRESKSPASRTTNNLHNSFDLWNDFKGSDNQHQAITKEEADNKISTEDVSRCDEWNDFAGPSVGKKDQQASNLEVVDRKGNGNQSDSLALWNDNSHDAWSDFAGRGVFDSKPISNDISAVVWNDFSSIIASDANQTQSSDTRNSENQAAPENDNPFSSWSDFRSSGTHTGNGFLGPDDNNANSDQISFQKDPNSLIKVEGNSTFSSSGDIGGSTSILEPQLQAAVAGSPENILSSGDGYLFSGFSNSGKQFISQPDNQLRFDGVAIHNGESAPESDDPFGAWSDFTSSSNMQANLSSSANAPDDKEAVKGDLFDAWNVIVSSPNMVTGKDTNVTMVNTPELNHFSPNMKSQYAGPNRSIPLDLNVGMFTHQNGSAPDGFSPPEGPDLVRSQRGDVNSDCYVDGMNLSESSSKEALNVMSVAETLISEMHDLSFMLESSLSIPNSGR